One genomic segment of [Phormidium] sp. ETS-05 includes these proteins:
- a CDS encoding sugar transferase translates to MIHASVTSKTKRLIDIIGALVGLVVTVLVAVPVAIAMQLDNPGPLLYSQIRCGYKGMPFKLWKFRSMVVNAEQLKHLVKNQAAGHIFKNDNDPRITRVGRFLRRTSLDEFPQFWNVLIGDMSLVGTRPPTVDEVSEYLPRHMDRLNVKPGLTGEWQTRGRSSIKDFEEIVRMDLEYQQKWSVLYDIQLILKTFIVIFRKEGAW, encoded by the coding sequence GTGATTCATGCTTCTGTCACAAGCAAAACTAAGCGGCTCATCGATATTATCGGGGCTCTGGTAGGGTTGGTGGTGACAGTCTTGGTAGCTGTTCCTGTGGCGATCGCCATGCAGCTCGACAACCCCGGTCCCCTTTTATACAGCCAAATCCGCTGTGGTTACAAAGGGATGCCATTTAAGCTTTGGAAGTTCCGCTCAATGGTGGTAAACGCCGAGCAGCTCAAGCACTTGGTGAAAAATCAAGCGGCTGGCCACATCTTCAAAAATGACAATGACCCCCGCATCACCCGTGTGGGAAGGTTTCTGCGGCGCACCAGTTTAGACGAATTCCCCCAATTTTGGAACGTGCTAATAGGGGATATGAGCTTGGTGGGGACTCGTCCCCCCACGGTAGATGAAGTCTCCGAATACCTCCCCCGCCATATGGATCGGCTGAACGTTAAACCGGGTTTGACCGGGGAATGGCAAACTAGGGGACGCTCTTCGATTAAGGATTTTGAAGAAATCGTGCGCATGGACTTGGAATACCAGCAAAAATGGTCCGTCCTTTACGATATTCAGCTAATTTTAAAAACTTTCATCGTCATCTTCCGCAAAGAAGGTGCTTGGTAA
- the pgsA gene encoding CDP-diacylglycerol--glycerol-3-phosphate 3-phosphatidyltransferase — translation MHLTLPNWISFSRLLAVPVLLYGLHNPTPSWRWICLGIFLVAAFTDWLDGYLARKLNQVSDLGKFLDPLVDKLLVMAPLVALVELGEVPAWGVFLILSRELAIAGWRVNPNLAGGTAIQGANIWGKLKTTTQIIAISLLIIPLPVVAPWDLVGFWLAVVLTWISGIIYLWPQGDRETG, via the coding sequence GTGCATTTAACTCTGCCTAACTGGATTTCTTTTTCCCGTCTGCTGGCGGTGCCGGTTTTGCTGTATGGTCTCCACAACCCCACCCCTAGTTGGCGGTGGATTTGCTTGGGGATATTTTTAGTAGCGGCTTTTACAGATTGGTTAGACGGCTATCTGGCGAGGAAGCTCAACCAAGTCAGTGATTTGGGTAAGTTTCTTGACCCTTTGGTGGATAAGTTATTGGTGATGGCGCCATTGGTGGCGTTGGTGGAACTGGGTGAGGTGCCTGCTTGGGGGGTGTTTCTGATTTTGAGCCGGGAGTTGGCGATCGCTGGTTGGCGTGTCAATCCCAATCTCGCTGGCGGCACAGCGATTCAAGGCGCTAATATCTGGGGCAAACTGAAAACTACGACTCAAATTATCGCCATTTCCCTGCTCATCATCCCTCTACCAGTTGTTGCTCCCTGGGACCTGGTTGGTTTCTGGCTGGCTGTAGTCCTCACTTGGATTTCTGGCATTATCTACCTCTGGCCCCAGGGTGACAGGGAGACCGGGTGA
- a CDS encoding NAD-dependent epimerase/dehydratase family protein has product MRVLIMGGTRFIGVYLTKILVEQGHEVVLFNRGNKPAPVPGVKQIQGDRTQPQILQQQLAGEKFDAIFDNNGRELSDTAPLAELFAGKIQHFVYVSSAGVYLKSDQMPHIEGDATDPKSRHKGKFETEAYLAAKGLPFTSIRPVYIYGPQNYNPLESWFFDRIVRDRPIPIPGNGQHITQLGHVKDLAAAMAAVLGNHQAINQIYNVSGSRYVTFDGLARACAAAAGKSPDAVQIVHYDPKKFDFGKRKAFPMRVQHFFTDIHKAISELNWQPEFDLVSGLQDSFQDYLASGADKAAVDFSTDDEILKPAS; this is encoded by the coding sequence ATGCGCGTTTTAATTATGGGGGGCACCCGGTTTATCGGGGTTTATCTTACCAAGATTTTAGTAGAACAAGGACATGAAGTGGTCTTGTTCAATCGCGGCAATAAACCAGCGCCAGTACCGGGAGTGAAACAGATTCAAGGCGATCGCACCCAACCCCAAATCCTCCAACAGCAACTAGCCGGGGAAAAATTCGATGCCATCTTCGATAACAACGGACGAGAACTCAGTGACACCGCCCCCCTCGCTGAGCTGTTCGCAGGCAAAATTCAGCACTTTGTATATGTGAGTTCTGCCGGAGTTTATCTCAAGAGCGACCAAATGCCTCACATAGAAGGCGACGCCACCGACCCCAAAAGCCGCCACAAAGGCAAATTTGAAACCGAAGCCTATCTGGCGGCAAAAGGATTACCCTTCACCTCCATCCGCCCCGTTTACATCTACGGACCCCAGAACTACAACCCTCTAGAATCGTGGTTTTTTGACCGCATCGTGCGCGATCGACCCATCCCCATCCCCGGAAACGGCCAACACATCACCCAACTCGGACACGTCAAAGACCTAGCCGCCGCAATGGCCGCCGTTTTAGGCAACCACCAAGCCATCAATCAAATATACAATGTATCAGGCAGCCGCTATGTCACCTTTGACGGACTCGCTCGCGCCTGCGCCGCCGCCGCCGGGAAATCACCCGATGCCGTGCAAATCGTCCACTACGACCCCAAAAAATTCGACTTCGGCAAGCGCAAAGCCTTCCCCATGCGGGTGCAGCACTTCTTCACCGACATCCACAAAGCCATATCAGAACTTAACTGGCAACCAGAATTTGACCTGGTATCGGGATTGCAAGACTCATTCCAAGATTACCTAGCCAGTGGCGCCGATAAAGCCGCAGTAGATTTCTCCACCGATGACGAAATCCTCAAACCAGCTTCGTAG
- the surE gene encoding 5'/3'-nucleotidase SurE: MTLLLTNDDGIDAPGIRALLKCVSERAVIVAPMAELSGCSHQVTTREPIRVEWRTADEYAVTGTPADCVRLGVKHLCPEAKLVIAGINSGGNLGVDAYISGTIAAVREAAFLGIPGIAISQYRKGGRPIDWELTLARTAYVLSELMGNLPKPGTFWNVNLPYLEPEDPEPDIIFCEPSTEPLPVKFRVEGENFYYDGRYEMRDRSPGSDVDVCFSGNIAITKISL; encoded by the coding sequence ATGACGTTACTTTTGACGAATGATGACGGCATCGATGCACCGGGAATTCGGGCGCTGCTAAAATGCGTAAGTGAAAGGGCGGTAATCGTGGCGCCAATGGCGGAATTATCCGGCTGCTCCCATCAAGTCACCACCAGAGAGCCAATTCGCGTAGAGTGGCGCACCGCTGACGAGTATGCTGTCACTGGGACGCCTGCGGATTGCGTGCGCCTTGGGGTAAAACATCTTTGTCCCGAGGCGAAGTTGGTGATTGCAGGTATCAACTCTGGAGGTAATCTGGGGGTTGATGCTTATATTTCCGGGACGATCGCCGCTGTGCGAGAAGCTGCCTTTTTGGGAATCCCTGGTATCGCCATTTCCCAATACCGCAAGGGTGGGCGCCCCATAGATTGGGAATTAACTTTGGCGCGGACTGCTTATGTGCTTTCCGAGTTAATGGGAAATCTCCCCAAACCAGGGACTTTCTGGAATGTGAATTTACCTTACTTGGAACCGGAGGACCCGGAACCAGATATCATCTTTTGCGAACCTTCCACGGAACCGTTACCAGTAAAATTCCGGGTAGAGGGAGAAAATTTTTACTATGATGGCAGGTATGAAATGCGCGATCGCTCTCCCGGCAGCGATGTAGATGTATGCTTTTCTGGTAATATTGCCATAACCAAAATCAGCCTATAA
- a CDS encoding DUF433 domain-containing protein, with protein sequence MIVIAPSTTDYKHILLDDSQVPFIAGTTMKVVELITSVFAYGWSPEELHFQYPHISMSQIHSALAYYWEHKHEIDADMERRLEYADRLRLDAGESPLVKKLRAKGLLT encoded by the coding sequence ATGATTGTGATCGCCCCAAGCACCACGGATTATAAACATATCCTACTGGACGATAGCCAGGTTCCTTTTATTGCGGGCACTACCATGAAGGTGGTGGAGTTAATCACCTCTGTGTTTGCCTATGGCTGGAGTCCTGAAGAACTCCACTTTCAATATCCTCATATTAGTATGAGCCAGATTCATTCGGCTTTGGCTTACTACTGGGAGCATAAACATGAGATTGATGCCGATATGGAAAGGCGGTTAGAGTATGCCGATCGGCTCCGTCTGGATGCGGGCGAATCTCCTCTGGTAAAAAAACTCCGTGCTAAGGGTTTATTGACATGA
- a CDS encoding DUF5615 family PIN-like protein → MSLALYMDENVPRQITAGLRLRGVDVLTVQEDGRASFPDPIILDRATELQRVLFSQDEDFLTEANRRQAEGVAFAGVIYGHKLRVSVGDCVRDLELLTKASEPEDLANCVQYLPL, encoded by the coding sequence ATGAGTCTAGCCCTTTATATGGATGAAAACGTACCTCGACAAATCACAGCCGGGTTGCGGCTGAGAGGTGTAGATGTTCTGACAGTTCAAGAAGATGGACGAGCTAGTTTTCCTGACCCGATTATACTTGATCGGGCAACGGAACTTCAGCGAGTCTTATTTTCCCAAGATGAGGACTTTCTGACTGAAGCAAATCGCCGTCAAGCTGAGGGTGTGGCATTTGCTGGGGTCATTTACGGCCACAAATTGCGGGTTTCCGTTGGGGACTGCGTGCGAGATTTGGAATTACTGACGAAGGCTAGCGAGCCAGAAGATTTAGCTAACTGCGTTCAATACTTGCCTTTGTAA
- a CDS encoding DUF5615 family PIN-like protein: protein MSLKLLVDEDSQAKRLVQLLRDAGHDVLTVNEAGLMTRPDSQVLDYAKREGRLVLTRNCDDFQNLHQANPNHPGILAVYQHPDSSKCLSYATVVKCIANLEQSSCSLANQFIPLNAWNY from the coding sequence TTGAGCCTAAAATTGTTGGTTGATGAAGACTCCCAGGCTAAACGTCTCGTCCAATTGCTGCGGGATGCTGGTCACGATGTCCTCACGGTTAATGAAGCCGGTTTAATGACTAGACCAGACTCCCAGGTACTCGATTATGCTAAACGGGAAGGACGCTTAGTGCTGACTCGCAACTGCGATGACTTCCAAAATCTCCACCAGGCAAATCCTAATCATCCCGGTATTCTAGCGGTTTACCAACACCCTGACTCATCAAAGTGTCTGAGCTACGCAACTGTGGTTAAATGTATTGCCAATTTAGAGCAATCTAGCTGTAGCTTAGCCAACCAGTTTATTCCCCTGAACGCTTGGAACTATTAA
- a CDS encoding nucleotidyltransferase domain-containing protein has product MLYGSQARGDAKPESDIDILVILKDDKIDAWQEIDITSEFIANLCLHHSIVISRSFVSRQRFQTENNPFFINVRREGISL; this is encoded by the coding sequence TTGCTTTACGGTTCTCAAGCCAGAGGCGATGCCAAACCAGAATCAGATATCGATATTTTAGTCATCCTCAAAGACGACAAAATTGATGCTTGGCAAGAAATCGATATCACCAGTGAATTCATCGCCAACCTGTGTTTGCACCATAGCATAGTGATTTCTCGCTCTTTTGTCAGTCGCCAACGGTTTCAAACCGAAAACAACCCTTTCTTTATCAACGTTCGCCGCGAAGGAATTTCCCTATGA
- a CDS encoding PIN domain-containing protein: protein MEWINQLQGKVVGLDSAPLIYYIEENPIYLEMADAFFDASDRGEFQVVTSVMTLVEVLVYPLRRGDTALAQRYREILFDNQKLMTLEISEDIAELAAELRGSHNLRAPDAIQMAAAIRGGASFFLTNDVRLPSLPGLQVLVLETLRSLS from the coding sequence ATGGAATGGATAAATCAGCTACAGGGAAAAGTGGTGGGCTTGGACAGTGCGCCACTGATTTACTATATTGAAGAAAACCCGATTTATTTGGAGATGGCTGATGCCTTCTTTGACGCGAGCGATCGCGGTGAGTTTCAAGTTGTCACATCCGTGATGACCCTGGTGGAGGTGCTGGTGTATCCCTTGCGGCGAGGAGACACCGCACTGGCCCAGCGATATCGCGAGATATTATTTGATAATCAAAAATTGATGACGCTAGAGATTTCCGAGGATATTGCCGAGCTGGCGGCGGAACTGAGAGGGTCACACAATTTGCGCGCTCCAGATGCGATTCAAATGGCAGCAGCTATTCGGGGTGGCGCTTCATTTTTCTTGACTAATGATGTGCGGTTGCCTTCTTTACCCGGTTTGCAAGTATTGGTGTTGGAGACGCTGAGAAGTTTATCCTAG
- the hpf gene encoding ribosome hibernation-promoting factor, HPF/YfiA family, with protein sequence MKLVIHGKNIEITDAIRDYVNQKIDKAVGHFQNLTMEVDVHLGVAKNPRINPNQTAEVTIFANGTVIRAEESSEDLYASIDLVADKITRQLRKYKEKRFGKKKATTPAETNVAELVEPPVVQDLIGDRTPELPKEVVRTKYFAMPPMTVEEALEQLQLIDHDFYVFCNAESGELNVIYQRKNHSGCGLIVPRNNGNAAKNGKSATSNSAPEKSAVSKT encoded by the coding sequence ATGAAGCTTGTTATTCATGGCAAAAATATTGAAATCACCGATGCGATTCGCGATTACGTCAATCAAAAAATAGACAAAGCAGTGGGTCACTTTCAGAATTTAACAATGGAAGTGGACGTGCATCTGGGAGTAGCAAAAAATCCCCGCATCAATCCAAATCAAACTGCTGAAGTGACGATTTTCGCCAACGGTACTGTGATTCGGGCGGAAGAAAGCAGTGAGGACCTCTACGCGAGCATTGACCTAGTTGCGGATAAAATTACCCGGCAACTACGGAAATACAAGGAAAAACGCTTCGGCAAGAAAAAAGCCACTACTCCGGCTGAAACCAATGTAGCGGAACTGGTGGAACCGCCGGTGGTCCAGGATTTGATTGGCGATCGCACCCCCGAACTCCCCAAAGAAGTAGTGCGAACCAAGTATTTCGCCATGCCTCCGATGACTGTGGAGGAAGCCTTAGAACAGCTCCAGCTCATTGACCACGATTTCTACGTTTTTTGCAATGCAGAAAGCGGCGAGCTGAACGTGATCTACCAGCGCAAAAACCACAGCGGTTGCGGCTTAATCGTCCCCCGCAACAATGGCAACGCTGCCAAAAACGGTAAAAGCGCAACGAGCAATTCTGCCCCAGAAAAATCTGCTGTATCTAAAACTTAA
- the lipB gene encoding lipoyl(octanoyl) transferase LipB, translating into MIQSNKHPKPISEPQRQQCSLYNLGVVDYSEAWAWQQSLVGARRDCPDLEDLLILLEHPPTYTLGKGASLEFVKFQPGGDRELLRVERGGNVTYHCPGQLVGYPILNLRRHREDLHWYLRQLEALVIKAIAAYGLVGYIEPGLTGVWVEGVKVAAIGIKVSRWITMHGFALNVNPDLSGFAEIVPCGIADKPVGSLAQFVPDITIDAVRSCIAAAFAEIFHLELVERFDRMNGQKAPTLP; encoded by the coding sequence ATGATTCAGAGTAATAAGCACCCTAAGCCTATCTCCGAGCCCCAGAGGCAGCAGTGTAGTTTGTACAATCTAGGTGTAGTTGACTACTCTGAGGCATGGGCTTGGCAGCAGTCTTTAGTGGGGGCTCGGCGAGATTGTCCAGATTTAGAGGATCTGTTGATTTTGCTGGAGCATCCGCCCACCTATACTTTGGGAAAAGGGGCAAGTCTGGAATTTGTCAAATTTCAGCCCGGAGGCGATCGGGAATTGCTGCGGGTGGAGCGGGGAGGTAATGTGACTTATCACTGCCCGGGTCAGCTAGTGGGATATCCGATTTTAAATTTGCGCCGCCACCGTGAGGATTTGCATTGGTATTTGCGTCAGTTGGAGGCGTTGGTGATCAAGGCGATCGCGGCTTACGGTTTGGTGGGTTATATAGAACCCGGTTTGACCGGGGTGTGGGTCGAGGGGGTGAAAGTGGCGGCGATCGGCATCAAAGTCAGCCGCTGGATTACTATGCACGGCTTCGCCTTAAACGTCAATCCCGATTTGAGTGGCTTCGCCGAAATTGTCCCCTGCGGTATTGCGGATAAACCGGTGGGAAGTCTGGCGCAGTTTGTCCCGGACATTACGATCGATGCTGTGCGATCCTGCATTGCTGCTGCTTTTGCCGAGATTTTTCACCTGGAATTGGTGGAGCGATTTGATCGGATGAATGGCCAGAAAGCTCCTACCCTACCCTGA
- a CDS encoding single-stranded DNA-binding protein, giving the protein MNSFILMAEIIQPPQLRYTNENKPVADMLVQFSGVRQDEQPATLRVVAWGNLAEEVNDTCKQGDRLVIEGRLSMNTVERPEGFREKRAELVARKIHHLAPVAFTGVTPAVPNPQVGAAGSPPINMESRRPVNSESPAPVSAGITSKSPDPSREFSPTPTPAVRELYDRTSSIPEPERVAPTPQPPSDEDEIPF; this is encoded by the coding sequence ATGAATAGCTTTATTTTGATGGCGGAAATAATTCAACCACCCCAACTGCGCTACACCAACGAGAATAAACCAGTTGCAGATATGCTGGTGCAGTTTTCCGGAGTGCGTCAGGATGAGCAGCCAGCGACATTACGAGTGGTGGCATGGGGCAATCTCGCCGAAGAAGTGAATGATACCTGCAAGCAAGGCGATCGGCTCGTGATTGAGGGCCGCTTGAGCATGAATACGGTAGAAAGACCCGAAGGTTTCCGCGAAAAGCGGGCGGAACTGGTAGCCAGAAAGATTCACCACCTCGCCCCCGTAGCCTTTACAGGAGTTACCCCAGCAGTGCCAAACCCCCAAGTGGGCGCCGCCGGATCCCCTCCAATCAATATGGAATCTCGCCGCCCAGTCAATAGCGAATCTCCAGCCCCTGTGAGTGCCGGAATCACCAGCAAATCACCAGATCCCAGCCGCGAGTTCTCCCCCACACCCACACCAGCCGTCCGGGAATTATACGATAGGACCTCCTCGATACCAGAACCAGAACGGGTTGCCCCTACCCCCCAACCCCCATCCGATGAGGATGAAATTCCCTTTTAA
- a CDS encoding mannose-1-phosphate guanyltransferase, with protein MRAVLMAGGSGTRLRPLTCDLPKPMVPILNRPIAEHIVNLLRQHDITEIIATLHYLPDVMRDYFQDGSDFGVQMTYAVEEDQPLGTAGCVKNIAELLDSTFLVISGDSITDFDLTAAIQFHKAKKSKATLVLAKVPNPIEFGVVITSPQGRIRRFLEKPSTSEIFSDTVNTGTYILEPEVLDYLPANQECDFSKDLFPLLLEKDEPMYGYVASGYWCDVGHLEAYREAQYDALAGKVRLEFPYEERSPGMWVGQNTYLDPSVKIEAPVLIGHNCRIGPRVQIEPGTIIGDNVTIGADADLKRPILWNGVIVGEEAHLHACVTARGVRVDRRAHIGEGAVVGSLSSVGEEAQINTSVRVWPSKKIESGATLNINLIWGNTAQRNLFGQRGVSGLANVDISPEFAVKLGAAYGSTLKPGSQVTVSRDQRGISRMVSRSLISGLMSVGTNILNLEATAIPLTRSVIPTLSVVGGIHVRVHPDRPDYLLIEFFDSEGINISKAREKKIEGAYFKEDFRRAQIHEIGTMAYPSQIIELYSQGFEKNLNLEAIKSSRAKVVIDYMYAVSGAVLPQLLAKFGCDAVVLNASLNQMAPNLDDRETLLTQLGHVVEALKASVGAQVSGNGEQLIMVDESGNSIRDEMLTALMVNMMLTSQPRGTVVVPVHASSAVEQIARRHDGKVIRTKNNPTALMEACHTNPNVVLGGSGEMGFIFPQLHPGFDAMFCIAKVIEMLTMQERSLAQIRVELPRVCHKSHTVRCPWRVKGSLMRHLVETHPADLLELVDGVKIFDPPQDNWVLILPDAGEPLVHIFANSTDRDWVERKLREYRNKVHAFVEEQEALEAIAILS; from the coding sequence ATGCGAGCAGTATTAATGGCAGGAGGTTCGGGAACGCGGCTGCGGCCCCTAACCTGCGACCTCCCCAAACCGATGGTGCCGATTCTCAACAGACCTATTGCCGAACATATCGTTAACCTCCTGCGGCAACACGACATCACCGAGATTATCGCCACGCTGCACTATTTACCCGACGTGATGCGGGACTACTTCCAAGACGGGAGTGATTTTGGGGTGCAGATGACATATGCCGTGGAAGAAGATCAGCCGTTGGGGACAGCGGGGTGCGTCAAAAACATCGCCGAACTCCTAGATAGCACTTTTTTGGTGATTAGCGGTGATAGCATTACGGACTTTGACCTCACCGCTGCGATTCAATTTCACAAAGCGAAAAAGTCAAAAGCGACCCTGGTTTTGGCCAAGGTGCCAAACCCCATAGAATTTGGGGTGGTGATTACCAGTCCCCAAGGGAGGATCCGCCGCTTTTTAGAGAAACCCTCCACCAGCGAAATTTTTTCCGATACGGTCAACACCGGCACCTATATTTTGGAACCGGAAGTGTTGGACTACCTCCCGGCCAATCAAGAGTGCGACTTTTCTAAAGACCTGTTCCCCTTGCTGCTGGAAAAAGACGAGCCGATGTATGGCTACGTCGCTAGTGGGTATTGGTGCGATGTGGGGCATTTAGAGGCTTATCGGGAGGCTCAGTACGATGCCTTGGCGGGGAAGGTCCGGTTGGAATTTCCCTACGAAGAACGCTCCCCCGGGATGTGGGTGGGTCAAAATACTTATCTGGATCCGAGTGTCAAGATTGAAGCTCCCGTGTTAATTGGCCATAACTGTCGTATTGGGCCTCGAGTCCAAATTGAACCGGGGACAATCATTGGCGATAATGTGACGATCGGCGCCGATGCGGACCTGAAACGCCCCATCCTGTGGAACGGGGTAATTGTCGGCGAAGAAGCTCACTTGCATGCTTGCGTCACGGCCAGAGGCGTGCGTGTTGACCGGCGGGCACATATTGGCGAAGGCGCGGTGGTGGGTTCCCTCTCCAGTGTAGGAGAAGAGGCTCAAATCAATACTTCTGTAAGGGTATGGCCGAGCAAAAAGATTGAATCGGGAGCCACCCTGAATATCAATCTGATTTGGGGAAATACGGCTCAGCGCAATTTATTTGGCCAGCGAGGAGTATCAGGATTGGCCAATGTTGATATCTCCCCAGAGTTTGCGGTGAAGCTGGGGGCTGCATACGGTTCCACCTTGAAACCGGGCTCCCAAGTCACCGTGTCCCGAGACCAGCGGGGGATTTCTCGCATGGTTTCGAGATCGCTCATTTCTGGCTTGATGTCCGTAGGCACCAATATCCTCAACCTAGAAGCCACCGCCATCCCCCTCACCCGTTCAGTGATTCCCACCTTATCCGTGGTGGGAGGAATCCATGTCCGAGTACATCCAGACCGCCCTGATTACCTCCTCATCGAATTTTTCGATAGCGAAGGCATTAACATTTCCAAAGCCAGGGAGAAAAAAATCGAGGGGGCGTACTTTAAAGAAGACTTCCGCCGTGCCCAGATTCACGAAATCGGCACGATGGCATATCCCAGCCAAATTATCGAACTCTACAGTCAGGGGTTTGAGAAGAATCTCAATCTGGAAGCGATTAAGTCCAGTCGCGCTAAAGTGGTGATTGATTATATGTATGCGGTATCTGGCGCCGTATTGCCCCAACTACTGGCCAAGTTTGGCTGCGATGCCGTGGTCCTCAATGCCAGCCTCAATCAAATGGCGCCCAATTTGGACGATCGCGAAACCCTTCTCACGCAACTCGGTCACGTGGTCGAAGCCCTCAAAGCCTCCGTTGGTGCCCAAGTTTCTGGCAATGGGGAACAGTTGATTATGGTGGATGAATCTGGCAACAGCATCCGAGACGAAATGCTTACCGCTCTGATGGTGAATATGATGCTCACCTCACAACCTAGGGGCACTGTAGTCGTACCAGTTCACGCCTCTTCTGCTGTAGAGCAGATTGCCCGCCGTCACGATGGTAAGGTAATTCGCACCAAAAACAATCCCACTGCCTTGATGGAAGCCTGCCATACCAACCCCAATGTGGTGTTAGGCGGTAGCGGCGAGATGGGCTTTATTTTCCCCCAGCTACATCCGGGGTTTGATGCCATGTTCTGCATTGCCAAAGTGATTGAGATGCTCACGATGCAAGAACGCTCCTTGGCACAAATTCGCGTCGAACTGCCCCGCGTTTGCCATAAGAGCCATACAGTCCGTTGCCCTTGGCGGGTGAAAGGGTCTTTAATGCGCCATCTGGTGGAAACCCACCCGGCGGATTTGTTGGAGCTGGTGGATGGTGTGAAGATTTTTGACCCCCCCCAAGATAATTGGGTGTTGATTTTACCCGATGCAGGGGAACCCCTCGTGCATATTTTCGCTAACAGCACCGATCGGGATTGGGTAGAGCGGAAATTGCGCGAATACCGGAATAAAGTTCACGCTTTTGTCGAAGAGCAGGAAGCCTTAGAAGCGATCGCCATCTTGTCCTAA
- the rpoD gene encoding RNA polymerase sigma factor RpoD, whose translation MTQANNLLAPIEQDEVKTIPQTEIDLEDLLLDDEDDWQPNVLDEEPDEFLEPQPEDEDEAKLGKVQADNRKTNAKKKHYTEDSIRLYLQEIGRIRLLRADEEIELARKIADLLELERVREQLCDNFQREPKDSEWAAAVNMSLHEFQKRLHLGRRAKEKMVQSNLRLVVSIAKKYMNRGLSFQDLIQEGSLGLIRAAEKFDHEKGYKFSTYATWWIRQAITRAIADQSRTIRLPVHLYETISRIKKTTKILSQEMGRKPTEEEIATRMEMTIEKLRFIAKSAQLPISLETPIGKEEDSRLGDFIESDGETPEDQVAKNLLREDLETVLDTLSPRERDVLRLRYGLDDGRMKTLEEIGQIFNVTRERIRQIEAKALRKLRHPNRNSILKEYIR comes from the coding sequence ATGACCCAGGCTAACAACTTATTGGCACCGATCGAGCAGGATGAGGTGAAAACCATCCCCCAGACAGAGATCGATTTAGAAGACCTCTTGCTTGATGACGAAGATGATTGGCAACCCAATGTATTAGATGAGGAACCAGATGAGTTTTTGGAGCCTCAGCCAGAGGATGAAGATGAGGCAAAATTAGGCAAGGTGCAGGCCGATAACCGGAAAACCAATGCCAAGAAAAAGCACTATACGGAAGATTCTATTCGCCTGTATTTACAAGAAATAGGCCGGATCCGGTTACTGCGGGCTGACGAAGAAATCGAGCTGGCGCGGAAAATTGCGGATTTACTGGAATTGGAGCGGGTGCGTGAGCAGCTATGCGACAACTTCCAGCGAGAACCCAAAGACAGCGAGTGGGCTGCAGCGGTGAATATGTCCCTGCATGAGTTTCAAAAACGCTTGCATCTGGGACGGAGAGCGAAAGAGAAGATGGTGCAGTCTAACCTGCGCTTGGTAGTCTCGATCGCCAAAAAATATATGAATCGGGGCTTGTCGTTCCAAGACTTGATTCAAGAAGGTTCTCTGGGTCTGATCCGGGCGGCAGAAAAATTCGACCACGAAAAAGGATATAAGTTTTCTACTTATGCTACTTGGTGGATTCGGCAGGCCATAACCAGGGCGATCGCCGACCAGTCGCGCACCATCCGCCTCCCGGTTCACCTGTACGAAACCATCTCCCGGATCAAGAAAACCACCAAAATCCTGTCTCAGGAAATGGGGCGCAAACCCACGGAAGAAGAAATCGCCACCCGGATGGAGATGACCATCGAAAAGCTGCGCTTCATCGCCAAGTCCGCTCAGTTGCCGATTTCCCTGGAAACGCCGATCGGCAAAGAAGAAGATTCCCGCCTGGGTGACTTCATCGAATCCGATGGTGAAACCCCCGAAGACCAAGTGGCGAAAAACCTTCTGCGCGAAGACCTGGAAACGGTCCTCGATACCCTCAGCCCTCGGGAACGGGATGTGTTACGCCTGCGCTATGGCTTGGACGATGGCCGGATGAAAACTCTTGAGGAAATCGGGCAAATCTTCAATGTGACTCGGGAACGGATTCGCCAAATCGAAGCCAAGGCCCTGCGCAAGTTGCGCCATCCTAATCGCAACAGCATCCTTAAAGAGTATATCCGCTAA